A region of the Anguilla anguilla isolate fAngAng1 chromosome 16, fAngAng1.pri, whole genome shotgun sequence genome:
ttattttactgtattatgTTGTAGACAAAGCAAGCATATATTGTATCAGCAGActgtgcattatttatttatacttaaCCTCTGGGCATACACTGTGGGATggttctttatttattgatgatggTCTGCTAGAAATAGCAGTCCAGAAATACATTCTCTATTTTTggtcagaaaaaaatggaaaagaaaacattatctGGTAACGCAAAACGATCTTTAAACGTGCAAAAAGAAACTACATTGGAAAAGTCTTTGGTTACAGGTCAAAGAAACAGAATCTGCTGTGAATTATTGATGAGGAGGGCCAATGGCTGCATTTTTGCAGCTTGAGATTTGTAATTGGAAGAAACCTCTGACAGggaataattaaatatatgcacatttattgtaTAATTAACACTATTGCCCTAACAGATCAAATCACTCAAAATACCCTGACATTCAACTGTCAGTTTACGTTTGTTCAGGCTTTCATACAAAATATAGAACAAGATGGTTTAAACCAACTGAAACTTTCCAAAAGTTCTTCATGAAGGATCCATATTCTGCATGAACTCAAGCTGTGAACAGAAGTGCCAGAaaagtttttggtttttgttccatctgAGCTTTATTGGACAGTTTGATCAATTATTAACAGTGTGAGCACAAGTTTTCATGGGGATATGCTGTGTTCACAAAGCCTAATGTTACGCTGATATGTTAAGTACATATACAGTTATAAAGATATGGGCATAGATGGAGCAAAAATCTGAAACATATCTGGTACACCAGGGGCCTGTATCACGAAGCagaattactgagttagccggaTAACTACACTGAGTAATGCCCAGAACAACTCTGTTTACCTGCTTTGTGTTACAGGCTCCAGGTCTATACACATCCCATGCCTGTCAAAATTAATAGGTGAACAACCATAGAGTACATACTTATATTACATCTTTTTAGAACAGTACAGATTAATAGACATCATTGAACAAAGAAATCTGAACATCATTGAACAAAGAAATCTGCtcctaattatttaattaatttctcaaCTTTCCTGCCCTGAACTGGGCCATGCTTTCATCAGGTAACTGCTACTCCTTGAAAAAGGCTGTCTTTGCTGACCTACGTCCCATACTCAAGATTTATTCCTGCACTGAAGATTGCACTCACAATTTATCCTTTAAGCAGCATTAAGGTAACTGTAGGGCTCACTGCATCAGCAATATAAAGCCTGCTGATAAAAATGTGCACTGTGGCTTTCTGAGTCATTTAGCCGGCTTTATTATATCATATTTCATATCTGTAACTAACAATGTCAAGGGTCTTGTGAAATGCTACAACAATGTCAGGAGTGGGAAATGAGGGCCCTGTCTGTTTCTAGATTGCATGCCAAAATTTGCtcctaattatttaattagcctgACTGTTCACAAATTCATGAATGTCAACTGTTCTTATTCCCTTACTTATTTTACTGTAGTCTAATCTATCAGTGTGCCAATTGGCTAATTGAAACAGTAACTAATGGCATACATGGCACTTGAAGAATTTAATTCCCATCACTGGTATATGAGGTGAAAATATCCTAAAGTTGGTTAGCAGTTGTTTTtaggggttttaaaaaataacatggaGATGTATGAACATGTCTCAATACAGCAAGAAAATAGACATTAGAGGTGTGTGGACAGTTTCCACTGTAAATGTATGAACAAAGACCTTGTTGTTAATCATAAACTGCACTGTTAAAAAATGTCCAGTAGGAGTCAGTAGAAACCACTACCTTGTGAATAAGTTCACACAAGGATGATGCAATATTTACTGCTTTATgacatatttctgaaaatagaaTTTGTCCAGAGAAGTTAAttcttaattaaattttaaatgcctgttctttaaatattttctaatgAATAAATTtccttattttgttttaatcaggTATTTGAGTAGCATTCCACGACTACTCTATTTTTCGTTAATCCAAATACAATACATATTAACTTTGTACATTGTAATTACttaatttttccaaaacatacaacttgttttaaaacacttagcagaggatggtttcgatccatcgacctctgggttatgggcccagcacgcttccgctgcgccactctgctcACGACATCAAGCAGGAAGGAATGAGGCATTTCAACCACAATGGCAGCACACCATTGCCTCTCACAACAGCATGGACACTTCCAGTTTAGTCCAGAATTAACCACATACAGCAAACATGAATTTATGCTGAAATCCCTAGTTTGGTAACAGAATGTggatttctttaaataaatttaagacattttaaatgggtgTGCTAGTCATACTCATTGACTGTCATTTACGTAACAGCATTCATATGTCTATTTGAAGTTGTTTACATCATGAATTACCAAGTATCAGGAACAATCTAACAACATGCACCTCTATAGCTGCTTGACTTTGCAtcataataaatgcattcattaactTGCTTGGCATTACACTCAGTCATCCATTTTAATAGATGTTTGCTTTTGAAGAACCAACACATCATTTTAACTTATTCACATTCAGTAACATTCAACATTAAgatatttatgtacattttagtACCATTATAATTAAGTCCTCATTATTACATCTACTTGAATGTTTTAAGGCTGCCTACCTGCAGCACTTGATCCTTAGGCATTTTAATACCTTAATTGAAATATGAACACGTTTCATGGTCTCTTGGTAATGCTCAAAAAAGCATACACAGCATTCTGCCTATTAAAAGcaagcaaatatttttgtttcattagcGATCCAGATCTcgcatctgacattttaaacagGTTAAAACCTCTGGGTTTAACTGTACATGTATGCTTAAGTGCTTGATTAGAGAGCTTTGCAAACTGCTTTGTAAATGGGTAGTTCACTCATTTGCAGTTGAATACattggcaacaacaaaacaaacagaataggACTCAGTTTAAAAAgcatgtatttattaaaaattttaaaataatccctGCTTGTGTTTCAGCACAGTTCCAGAATGTAGGCAGGAGGTAAAAGATGGAAAGGTCACTTCTATACTGTCCCATTACTCCACTCACCCCCAGAGCTCTCTGAACCTGAGTCTTTCTCGGGTGAAAGACCCCAGTCCAGCCACAATGCCCGATACCGGAGACATGTCAGCCTCCCCActcacacctcctcctccagggtcTTTTTGTTCCACCCCGTTCTGTGAATCTGAGCCCCACCCCATCACAAATATGGGAGTGCCTTGAAATTACCTCAACATGCTGTttaatcaatttgaaaaagacaatGCCAATGACACCTCCATCCATCAACCTTTAGAAGCTGCAAGCAGTTAGCATCATCTGTATAAACAGAGCTGAAACAAGCAGTGATAATAGTGGGTGGTGCAAAAGTAGTTGTCAGACCTTACTGTTATACAGCTCTTTCTTTTACCATCTGTACTTCAGTAGGAAAGTGCACAATCcaagtgaaaacaaatgtaagAACATGTACAAAAGTTAATGTAAAAAGCATACCATACTGGTACAAAAGTGCACATTACAAATCATTAACCACCATCATCTACTATGCTTCCCCATAAAACGCAACATGGTCGAGGTCATTCATACCATTAACCATCCCTTATCTCTGGAATCTTGCGACATTGATTTTGCTAAGGCATTAAATTAGCTGGAAGTTTGGAAGCCAAGCACTGGTTCACCACCTCCAGGAGTTGAGCGTTCTCCAAAGCTGCAGCCACTCGCTCTTTGTCTGCCAGCTGCTTattaactgcaaaaataaaaagtgtgatTTGCATGTCAGTGTGAGTTCTCCTTTAGGTGATTATTAATAAGGAAGTGGTATAATCAAAGGACATTATCTTTACATTCAGTAACGTAAAGTGATAAACATGAATACTGATCACATaaaactttttacaccaaaataCTTCAATCTCTATTCTCACATTAATTTGCACAGTAATGTTGTAGGTAAGATGTTCTGAAGTATTCATCATGGATTTACATTActtgttttaaatgatttgatTCTTTGAGTTTAATTTAGCTGaaatgtgattggatgggtaagGGAGGCAAGGTTGTAATTTACCTGCATCCTCAGAGGCATGGGTGCCAGGAGTTATATGCACATCAATCTGAGAAAGACAGAACTACAAAAGTAACGCAGACCATACTCAATCAATAAAACACATAATCATTGGGTATGTTCAATGCTTCACTAACCTTAAATCTGCTGGGTAGTGACCTCAGCAATTTAACTTTTATGGAAAGACCAATCAGGGTAGCCATGCTACAGTGAGGAATGGTGGGAGTGAATTCCACAGTAACCGTACTCTCCGGGTCACTAACCTGTTCGGAAGAACGCACAATTTCATTACATCCTTTAATACTCACCCTTTTGCAGTTATGCTAATGAAAGTGTTATAGCAGGCTATACGCTAGCCGTTTGTCCGCAAGAGAAAGTGTCACACGCAAGAGGTTAGGGGCTTCATTGCATAAGGATTATAGCTCTATAGCTTATGCGTGAGGAGCACGCGTCTCCACGATCTCACGCATTTCAGTGACAGCCGTTGTACCGATTGCCAGCGTTTTAGACGGCAAGTTCAGTATAACTCCTATTCCCGGGTCGAAAGGTCCCCAAACTTCACACACTTATGcactgggtttaaaaaaaaaaaaaaaacttatgtgaTCAATATTACGAAAACCAGTGTAAAGTATAGTTATCACTGTATAAGCTCCAGTTCCACCTACCCAAAAACAATGCGCCTAACCAAAGTTACTGGATGAATATGACAAGACAGACGTAGTTAGTTAGCTATACTGTTGCTTATGTTATTAAGCTGTATCGTCCGTAAAATTGTTTACGagtcacatgcatacacacaatatGGGTACCTAACATCGGCACAATTAGGTACTCCAAATACAAAAAAGCAACTCACGTGGACTCTCATTTGTTCTACAACATTTAGGTCTTCAAGAGACAGCGGGTGCTCAGGATCATTGATGGATCTAATAAGATGTTACTAAAAATTAAGGACAACCAACACTTGGCTAGTGTTCTTCACAATTAGCTTGATAGTTAGATTCATTCTGGCGCTTACAGGCAGCGTGTAAAACGCCATGTGCGTTTATTACTTTGTTAACGTTAACTAACCAGACACTCATTGCAGCAAACGTTAGCTATATTGTAACCAAGGATATCAAAGATTTCCCTGTCGTCAATTGGATCAGCAATGTCTTCGTCCTCGTCCTCTGCTGTCCAAAGTCTTTCTCCTGATCGTTGAAAGATCTGGGGATTCTCGTTGTCTAACTGCGTTCCTCCCGACATCCTTAACAGGGAAAAACTGgatattatatgtattatagCCTATTAGGTTAACGTTTCGTGGTATAGCTTAGTTAGCAATGCTAACTGTTATGGCGGACCTTCTACAGTTCTCATGGCCGTCAAATCACTGACCTATCAGAGACCAGTACGTCAAAACAGCCTACTTCCGGAGTTAAGTTAAGAAAATATTCATAGTCAGGGTGACTCGGGGAACTAATAATGttataaaattaaaactatAAAATTTGTTTGAGCCcatcaaaaaaggaaaatgaatagGGGTAGCCCATTAATTGTTCTCGTTCATGTTAATAAACGTTCATAACAGGTGCAAAATATCTAACCCATCATTGTCTCCTATATGAATGGTCTGGGTTAACTTCTTTACATCTGCGCAGATTGACCCACTGGTATATATTCATCTACAAAACAATAATTGGTCTACTCCCTTCCTACCTCAGCCTTCTGCTAATTAGAAATTCACATAGTTATCACCTCTCTAGGGACTTGATACTCTTTAAAGTCCCTGGTCCCACTACTGAATTTGGTAAGATGGGTTTCAGATACTTTGCACCTTATAGTTGGAACAATCTGCAAAAGCATTTTAAActtgacaaattaatttaaattgtggactttaaacatacaattcatgactctgtgaccaaagtatgctcctgcttttaacctcttctgtacttttaattattgttacactctgtctcattccccatttgatgtttgtacatttaggtgtaagtcttgttgggtaactgtgtttcatgtcaggtcccccttgcaaaagagatttcaatcttaatggggttttcctggttaaataaaaaaaataaaaaaaataaacataggTTAACATGTGTAGACATTGCTGGCAAtgactgtgaaaatgtatttcttgtaATCTGCATAGTGCAGGGGTCTGCAATCCTGGTCTTGGGGATCCACAAGATCtgctgttctttttgttttcaccttgcACCATGCTCAGACACAAGTATGCAGGTGAGATTAGTTAACTATGTAAGCGACTGCTCTAACTGATTAATTGTGCAGAGTAACAATGGAAACCAGCAGAGCCTATGGCTCTGggggaccagggttgcagaccctGGCTctaaagcaacaaaacattTGCAAGTAGGAAACAGTATTCCAGCTGGTATCAAACTGCCCAAGTTGGCTCCAGTGAGAAGTGCTCAATTCAAGcctcatgtatttatttgattgattgataaagAATTTATAACCTTAGATCAGAGATGTctgaccctgttcctggtgttctactgtcctgtaggttttcatttcaaccatgatttgccacacctgattctactaattagcagctcaaacagggctctagctgttgaatgaggtgtgctttgttaggattgaAGTGAAAGCCCACAAGACAGCAGACCTCCAGTAACgggtttgggcagccctgctttagaTACTCTCAAGCTGGCAGATTTGAAGGTCATGACTTGTTTGCATTCCAGAGTACAGATATATGAAAACACTTCCAAGGTATTATCAATGCTTTGGGAACATAACTTGTAAACAAACTTTGTTATCCTTAGAAGCATGGACATGATGGCCCTTTATACATGTGCTGTGGACCTTAGAGCATTAACACAAATACCACAGGTATCATGTAATTTATCATTATAAATGACACTATTGACCAGTGATTTATGGTGTGGGGATTAATGCATTTCTGATTCATATGGCAGCTACAGCGGTAGATTGGGATCAATTTGATATTAActcaatattattattgatgatAAATGATAATTCTGTAATTAGGTTCTGTGTGCATAATGTCTTCATTTTGTTGGGGATACACAGCAGCTTTATTTAGTGCAGCACCAGAGCTCAGTCTCTGGAGTAAAAAGAAGCAAGAGGAGTCAAAGCCACCATTATGAAGATATCACCAGCGTCTTTGGTATTAATTCACATAAAATGGACGAAACTGGGAAAGTAGTCAAGGTcccctactgtgtgtgtgtgtgtgtgtgtgtaggaaaggggggggggggtggtctgttCTGTGTATTTGCACTCTGTATCTTTTGAACAACTTTATTAAACACTTCCTGTTAAGGACACTCAGATCAGATAAGCAGATATTCAGGATATGTACTGTA
Encoded here:
- the ciao2b gene encoding cytosolic iron-sulfur assembly component 2B isoform X1; this encodes MSGGTQLDNENPQIFQRSGERLWTAEDEDEDIADPIDDREIFDLIRSINDPEHPLSLEDLNVVEQMRVHVSDPESTVTVEFTPTIPHCSMATLIGLSIKVKLLRSLPSRFKFCLSQIDVHITPGTHASEDAVNKQLADKERVAAALENAQLLEVVNQCLASKLPANLMP
- the ciao2b gene encoding cytosolic iron-sulfur assembly component 2B isoform X2; the encoded protein is MSGGTQLDNENPQIFQRSGERLWTAEDEDEDIADPIDDREIFDLIRSINDPEHPLSLEDLNVVEQMRVHVSDPESTVTVEFTPTIPHCSMATLIGLSIKVKLLRSLPSRFKIDVHITPGTHASEDAVNKQLADKERVAAALENAQLLEVVNQCLASKLPANLMP